In the genome of Paenibacillus sp. GP183, the window AGCTTGCTCGCCTTGACGGAGAGGCCTTCTGTGCTGCTGAGGCAAACCTGTTCAGCTCTGGTCAGGGATCGAATTTCTTTCCGATCCATGGCAGTTGTGAGCTGTTATATATTGATAAGCATGCTGCTGCTCGGATTTATCATTGCTTTTACACCTATAGGAAAATGGTTGTTTAAATACATTTTCGGCGTTGAAGCGGATCTCCTTGGTCCAATCATAGACGTTTACCGTATCCTGATGTTCGTCAGTATATTTTCCGGCCTGCGCTGTTTATTTCATGGCATTATTATATTTAATCTGCGAACCAAGTGGTTGACCATTGGAATGTTTATCCGGCTTGTTGGCATGTATATCCTGTCTCTGTACTTCATTCATCGAGGTCCCATCGAAAGCGGCGAAGTCGGCGCCATCATTTTCCTTGTCGGTATGATCATAGAAGCATCTGTCAGCATATGGGAGGGTCGTTCGCTGCTGCGTAAAGTCATTCCGGAAAAAGCGCCGGGCCATCCCATTGAAACAAAAAGCCAAATCTTAAGTTTTTATAGACCCTTATTGCTTTCTTCTCTTATTGCCATTATTGTGGGTCCTGCCATTAATGCCATGCTGGGCAAAACAGTTAATATTCATCTAGCGATTGCAGCTTTTGCCATCGCCGGAAGCCTTACGCAGCTTGTTCAAAGCTTTTTTTCATATATGCATCAAATTGTATTAAATTTCTACACCAAGGACCCGAAAGCTGTTTTGCGGTTTTCATTATTCGTAGCATTTATACCTAGTGTACTAATGGCAATATTGGGCTATACTTCATTAGGTCCGTGGTTCATGATGCATGTAATGGGAGTGAATAATGAACTTATGCAAGCCAGCCTCAGCACTTTGCGGGTGTTTATGATTTTAACCTTGGTCTTTCCGTGGCTGGATTTCATCAACGGTATTATCATGCTGAGGGGACAAACTAAGGTTATGATCAAATCGCAATCCGTGAATGTTGGTGTCACGCTAGCCGCCTTAATAATTTGCGTTATCTTTACACCTGGCTGGAATGGCGCTATAGGAGCAATCGCTCAATCGTTAGGAAGTTTATCGGAGCTGTGTGTGGTCTTGTATGTAATGAAGATTTCCTCCTCCACCAAGGAACGCTTGGTCGGTCAGTCAGAATTCTATAAGAAATCGAGTGATATTGCACCATGAACACCAAATCAGAAGAGATCGTTTTAAAAGGATTTACTTTTTCTTTTTACATGACCATGTGCATATTGGTCACATTTTTCCCGCTCTATTTTGATTACAAAGGCTTTTCCAAAATAGAAATCGGGATGCTTTATTCCGTTGGCCCCATGATCGGGATTTTTTCGAACCTGGCCTGGGGCTTGTTAAGCGATAAATATCAAACTGTAAAAAAAATCATGATTCTGCTGTTCACTGGCCAAGTCGTTGCTGCTTATCTTATCTTTCATACCGATTTGTTCGCACTGCTCTATGTATTTGTGGGTGTGTTTTTCTTTTTTCAGCAGCCTGTCAACTCGCTTAATGATTCCCAACTGATGCTCAGTGTCAGCCAATCCGGAAGAAGCTATGCTTCATTTCG includes:
- a CDS encoding multi antimicrobial extrusion protein MatE; translation: MSVDQHAGAVSYKQLCYFFLPLGLSATLVTLSHVIINSTLARSVNPELIIASYALPMSLLALTERPSVLLRQTCSALVRDRISFRSMAVVSCYILISMLLLGFIIAFTPIGKWLFKYIFGVEADLLGPIIDVYRILMFVSIFSGLRCLFHGIIIFNLRTKWLTIGMFIRLVGMYILSLYFIHRGPIESGEVGAIIFLVGMIIEASVSIWEGRSLLRKVIPEKAPGHPIETKSQILSFYRPLLLSSLIAIIVGPAINAMLGKTVNIHLAIAAFAIAGSLTQLVQSFFSYMHQIVLNFYTKDPKAVLRFSLFVAFIPSVLMAILGYTSLGPWFMMHVMGVNNELMQASLSTLRVFMILTLVFPWLDFINGIIMLRGQTKVMIKSQSVNVGVTLAALIICVIFTPGWNGAIGAIAQSLGSLSELCVVLYVMKISSSTKERLVGQSEFYKKSSDIAP